The following proteins come from a genomic window of Platichthys flesus chromosome 1, fPlaFle2.1, whole genome shotgun sequence:
- the sord gene encoding sorbitol dehydrogenase has protein sequence MAQENLSVVLHAQGDLRLEKLPIPEPGPDDVLLKMHSVGICGSDVHYWQHGRIADYVVTKPMVLGHEASGQVVKVGSAVKHLQVGDRVAVEPGVPREMDEFCKNGRYNLSPTIFFCATPPDHGNLCRFYKHSANFCYKLPDNVTYEEGALIEPLSVGIHACRRAGVTLGSTVLICGAGPIGLVCLLVAKAMGASQVIITDLSPARLTMAKELGADFQVTVKREDEPKQLAKRVGDMLGAPPHITIECSGVESSIQTAIYATRSGGVVVLVGLGSELVTIPLIDAALREVDIRGVFRYCNTWPMAINMLASGKVNVKPLVTHRFPLDQAAQAFETTRQGVGIKVMLKCDQNDQNP, from the exons ATGGCTCAGGAGAATCTGTCGGTGGTGCTGCACGCTCAGGGAGACCTCAGACTG GAAAAGCTTCCAATTCCAGAGCCAGGGCCTGAtg ATGTCCTGCTCAAGATGCACTCTGTGGGAATCTGCGGGTCAGACGTTCACTACTGGCAGCACGGACGCATCGCGGACTACGTGGTCACCAAGCCGATGGTGCTGGGCCACGAGGCGTCAGGGCAGGTGGTGAAGGTCGGGTCGGCAGTCAAGCATCTTCAAGTGG GGGACAGAGTGGCCGTTGAGCCCGGCGTCCCCCGTGAGATGGACGAGTTCTGCAAAAACGGACGATACAACTTGTCTCCCACCATCTTCTTCTGTGCCACGCCCCCTGACCATGGGAACCTGTGCAGATTCTACAAGCACAGTGCCAACTTCTGCTACAA GCTGCCTGATAATGTGACCTATGAGGAGGGAGCTCTGATTGAACCTCTGTCTGTGGGGATCCACGCCTGCCGCAGGGCCGGCGTTACCCTCGGCAGCACCGTGCTCATCTGTGGTGCAG ggcCCATTGGGTTGGTCTGTTTACTTGTGGCCAAAGCGATGGGGGCCTCACAGGTCATCATcactg ATCTGTCCCCAGCACGTCTGACGATGGCCAAAGAGCTGGGGGCGGACTTCCAGGTGACAGTGAAGAGAGAGGACGAGCCCAAGCAGCTCGCCAAGCGTGTGGGGGACATGCTCGGAGCTCCGCCTCACATCACTATTGAGTGCAGTGGTGTGGAGAGCAGCATCCAGACGGCCATCTAT gCAACACGCTCGGGAGgcgtggtggtgctggtgggtCTCGGCTCTGAGCTGGTCACTATTCCTCTGATCGATGCTGCTTTGAGAGAAGTGGACATCAGAGGAGTTTTCCGCTACTGCAACAC CTGGCCGATGGCGATCAACATGCTGGCGTCGGGTAAAGTGAACGTGAAGCCCCTGGTGACCCACCGCTTTCCCCTGGACCAGGCAGCCCAGGCCTTTGAGACCACGCGTCAGGGTGTTGGGATAAAGGTCATGTTAAAGTGTGACCAGAACGACCAGAACCCCTGA